Genomic segment of Litorilinea aerophila:
TATCGGGCCGTGGGCCAACCGGTGCTGGTGCCCGGCTCCATGGGCACGGCCAGCTATGTCCTGGCTGGCACCCAGGGCGCCATGGAGCAGACCTTCGGCTCCACCTGTCACGGCGCGGGGCGCAACCTGAGCCGCACCGCGGCCAAGAAACAGGTGCGGGGCGAGGAGTTGAAGCAGCGGCTGAGCCACCAGGGCATTCGGGTGCGGGCCGGCAGCATGCGGGGGCTGGCCGAGGAGGCGCCCGTCGCCTACAAGCAGGTGGAAGAGGTGATCGAAGTGGTGGAAGGCGCCGGCATCGCCCGCGCGGTGGCCCGGCTGGAGCCCATGGCCGTGATCAAAGGCTGAGGGCATCCGCCGCTTTCGGTAGCGCTACATGAGACCATGGCCGGCCTTGGGCCGATGATTGAAATCATCGGCTGGCACACCCCAAGTGCGTTAAAACGCACTCCACGGCACGGATGGCACCCGGTTTGAATCCGTTTTCAACGGAAAAGTCACTCTTTTCATTGACACAGGGAGAAGCACATGAAGGTACTGATCGGCGCCAACCCCATGGGGCTGGAAAAGGCCATGCCGGAGTTGCAAGCCCAATACCCCGAACTTGAATTCGTCCACTGCCCCAACCGGGACGAGACAGCCCGCTACATTGCCGACGCAGACATCTACCTGGGCTGGCTGAACCGGGAGATCTTCCTGGCCGCCAAACGCCTCCGCTGGATCCAGTCGCCCAGCTCCGGCATCAACTACTACCTGGAGATCCCCGAGCTGGTGGAGAGCGACGTGATCCTGACCAGCGCCCGGGGAACCCACGGCGCCTGCCTGGCCGAGAGCGTCTTCGGCATGATCCTGGCCTTCACCCGGGGCATCCGGGAGAGCATCTTCCGCCAGCAGGAACATCTCTGGGACAACCGGGGTATCCGGCCTAAGCTGGTCGAGCTCACCGGCAGCACCCTGGGCATCATCGGCTTTGGCGCCATCGGCCGGGCCATCGCCAAACGGGCCCAGGCCTTCGACATGCGCATCGTGGCCGTGGACGTTGTCCCCCAGGACAAGCCCGACTATGTGGCGGAGCTCTGGCCCCTGGAGCGGTTGGACGACCTGCTCCGTAGTGCGGACTACGTG
This window contains:
- a CDS encoding D-2-hydroxyacid dehydrogenase — its product is MKVLIGANPMGLEKAMPELQAQYPELEFVHCPNRDETARYIADADIYLGWLNREIFLAAKRLRWIQSPSSGINYYLEIPELVESDVILTSARGTHGACLAESVFGMILAFTRGIRESIFRQQEHLWDNRGIRPKLVELTGSTLGIIGFGAIGRAIAKRAQAFDMRIVAVDVVPQDKPDYVAELWPLERLDDLLRSADYVVVTVPYTPQTEGMIGAAQIAQMKPTAMLVGMSRGGIIDQEALAQALREKRLAAAALDVFKPEPLPPDSELWDLENLLITPHIAGGTQFEGQHILEIFRENLERFLQGRFPLRNQIDKRQGF